The segment acttcctcttctctgaggataGCCAGGAGCACCTTACCTCTAAGTCTGCTGTGCGAACAACAGGAGGAAGCCAACGGGTTTGGCTACCAGGTGAATTCCCTGGAGTGTTTCTTCAGCTTCGTGCCAGGAACTTGCTTCCCTTTCAGACTACCTGTACTGTCCCACCCTGGGGCCTACCTCTCCATCTCCCCGGACCTGTGTGCCATCTCCTCCCAGTACTGCAGCGGATACCGGGCGCCACCTCTGGAGGTCTGAGTGCAAACCCTAGCTAAGACCTCCTCCCTCTTGTTCCCTGAGAGCCTGTCCCTCCCAcaagaggccacacctcctgcctCCCAGATCTCAGGCTCCATCTGTTGGTACACTTGCAGCGCCTGGGAGGGAGGTGCtgggtgagtgtgtgtcagtgcagTTGGTTCCCCTGGAGAAGTGGAGACCAAAGCCTGAGTAGTCTCATGATTcgtggccaaaaaaaaaaaaaaaaaaaaagaggcccaaGGGCAAACTGGGCCTCCCAGTATCAGGCCTGGTTACTGCTCAGGCTGTACTGGGGACTGGGTCCTCTTGGGTCCTCAGGGAATAATCAGCAGATTAAGTCAGTTGTAGTTAGTGGGCACCAGAGGCCTGCGGAACACCCCTGactttggttggttttatttttttgaactCACCatgtgaccaggctggccttgaactcagagtgctgggattaaaggcatgtgaaaCTACCACCTGGCCAAGCCTCCTTAAGCAggggcatggggggggggggggttccattGGAAGATAGGAACTGGTAGAACCCTTCGTGATAAAGGGAGGCTCTGAAATGAGGGGACCTTGTATGGAAGTCAGATAGGATGATCCCGTAGGTtatcaaaaccctgagattccaagtAGGCCTTCGTGTCTGTTTCATAGATGGGGTCAGTGAGACCCCAAGGTATCAGGTGACTTGCCCATGGTCCCTTTGCTTGGATCAGTCCTCACGGGAGCTGGCGAAAGGAGACAAAGCATTTTTAGAGTAACAGTGAGAAGCCTGGGGCCCTTTTTGGGCTGGAGAAGCCTGCTGCTGGGTCTCAAAGGGGAGACTTTGCTCCCTCCCCAGGATCAGGCCTGACCCTCTGGCCCAGAGGTGAAGCTGAGCCCTGGGAAATAGGGCAGCCCTGGGCTTCTGTGTCTCTCTGGGTCCCCTCCCCCTCTGGGCCTTTGTTTCTTGTCCTCCacagtctctttctctttttctccctccccctcaatCTCACTCCTCTTCttacccctcctccctcccctcctcctccctccctccttcctcctccctctccttttcttctttcccttagCCCACTCCCTGCATTACTGCACTCCCGGCAGCTACTCTGTATCCCTGCCTTTAACATTTACTTTCTCCACACCCAGGGGAGAAGAGAGCAGGAGAAGTGGGAGGGGCTTTGCAGAGGAACCGCACTAATGGCTGCCCCCGTCCTAAGCCACACAATTTGGAAGGACACAGATCCTTTTCTCTTGGACACCCTTACAAGCTTTGGTTGAGTCCCCAGCACAAGTGATAAAGTAAGGCCTTGCCTTGAGAAGGCAGGTGCCATAGGAGGCCTCTGGGGGCCTGCAGCATCCATGTGCCACAAGTGACATGGTCCCCTGTGGACTCTTCTGCCTTGAGCAGTCAGGGCCAGGGCTGTAGCCTGTGAGAAGGAGCTAGGGGACTTGGGGACAACTAAACCAAGTCCAAGAGGATGAAAAGGACTCTGGACCAGAGGCTCTGTACATCAGACTGACAGGCAGAGTGGCAAGTCACTTGGAATCTGTCCTTCTGTCAACAAAGCCCCTtctgcacacacataacacatacttGAGCAGACACAATACAAACTCATGCGTGCACAGACTATTCCCAAGAGACCAGACCACAAAAACATAGAGCCCAGGCCCTGCCACCAGGTTGCAGGCTTCTGCTGGCCCCAAGTAGCCCTGGGCAGCCCCTGCACTCTGCTGTGATGTGGCCTCCAGATTTGGCAGCCTTGGAATTGGAGTCCTCCTGGGTGCTAGTGATGCCTGGTGTGACCCAGCTCTGCCCTGCTAATTAAGAACTGCTGTCACCAGGGCTTAGACACCATTCCCTGGCTGTGGAGTGAGGTTGCTTTAGGGTTAAATGGGTCCTGGAGCCCTCAGTAAGTTTCTGCTATGTCTGTGGCTCACGATTGACAGACAATTCCCCCCACCCTTGGCCCTCAGAGAGCACTGACTGACTCCAGTCAAAACCACCTGTTCCTAGGGAAGATTAGGCCCAGGTGGCCTGGGATAGACTTGGTTTGCATCCTGTCTGTATGGGAAGGAGTGGCTCCTTGCTGGAGGGTTGCATGGTTAATTGTGGGACTTCTTTTGCAGTCGGGAAGCAGACCCACACTCATGTTCGCTCCTTCCTCAAGCAGGGTTGGCCAGTGATCAGTCACACTCTTGTCTGAATGTGAAATAGACCCTGTGCGACATTCTCTTGGGGTTGTGGGACGGGGGAGTGcgggtaggggtgggggtagcAATTTGGCCTCTGAGGAAAGGCCACACTGTCTGTCTTGTGTCTATTTCAAGTCAGGAAGCCTTCATCAGACTAGGTAGAAGAAACTGAGCTTTGAGACACAGTGGGACATGCCCAACTTCGCGCTGACCTCAGCACTCAACCCAAATTCCTTCTTGTTGttgctcttttttgtttgtttgttttgtctgctcaaaactcagtatgtagctgaggatgactttgaactcctgaacttagtccaccttccaagtgctgggattataggcgtgtGCTGTCAGACCCAGCTTCCAGTGCCAAGTTCTAAACACAGGTTCTGCCGTGATTGGCCAGTCCCTGCTCCCCATGGGTTCTGCCTTGTGGGAAGTCGGAAAATTTTGCTGAGTGAGTTGTTTGCTCAGAGCCACTGTGTATACCAGGCTGCTGCCTGGTGCTGTGTCTGGGATGAGCTCTGGCTAGTGGGCCCTGGACATATCTGTGAAGAACCCAGCAGTTCTCTGTAGGCTCAGTGGGGACAGAGTGAGTCCCTGTCATGCTCACCTTCTTTACTAAGCACTAGACCTGCTAGCCAGCTGGGATGTAGTAGTATTATTTTCATGAATCCTTAGTTCGTGACAGTTATCCTTGCGATCACCAGAACTTTGCTGAATTCGGGGCCCAAGGATGAACAGTTTCTTCAGTTCTAAGACTGTCTTTCTGGAGATCTGATGATAAAGCTACCGATCTTTACTCCCGCTTAGGGCCTTGTGGTTAAATAAGATCCTTGTCCTGCACCGTGCTCTTGGGGATCCCATGCCTTCCTTGTGTGCTTTCACTCCCAGTGttcagatggagaaactgagccaTAGGAGTGACTTTTTAAGTGGGCGATCCCAGTCAAGTGAAGCTGAGCATGGCGTCAAGGGTCACCAGGAGTGAGTTTAGTCCCCTGGACAGCTCCAGATGGACCTGAGGCTCCTGGCAGGGCTCCCATGTGACCCCTTCCACCAGAGCCCTGCTCTGAGCTTAATAGTTTAATCTTTCGTGTCTGTTGCAAGGAGGCCGGATTCCTGTCTAGGGTATTTTTAGCCAGCCTCAGGAAGAGGAAGCTCCACTGAGTGCTGGGGGGAGGGTAGCAACAGACCTGGACTGATTTCCTGAGGAAGGGCTGTCCACTGGCCATGTGCTGGACACTGGCCCTAGGAGTAAGGCAGGCCAGAGCCACCCGACGAGTGTCCTTCCTCTTTCTGGAGTGTGTCAGGAACTGAGCCAGGGCAGGGCGTGAGGACATGAGTATGTGAAGCCCAGGAGGAGGCACCCACACAGCACAGGCATGCTGTGGGTGTACTGTAGCCTGGCGAAGCTGGCATCTGCATGGGAGCAGGCAGAGGCCAGGAAACTGGTGGCAGAGGGCCCAAGCaatgctgggggaggggcacctTGTTCAGAGGTGGGGTTTGCAGTGCTTGTAAAGCCCAGGGAAAGGAGGGTGCCTCGGCTGGTTTTACAACTGGATGGGGTACAGTGGTACTGATTACATGATCCTGTTAGGTCAGAGAACACGACCCAGAGCCTGGGATGCAGTTTTTGATCAGGTCAAGTCAGACAGTGGTCTCACATGCCACAGCTCTGTGTCCGCTATAGCTGTCTTTTTATCAGTATATTTGGATAAATATACATACGGCATTTAGTTAATTAGGGAAAACAGTGGCTCTATGATAGACCATTTAACATCGGGGCTGCCTGGTGGTAGCCCATGTTTGAAACCCAGTCTCAGAGCCTAATCTATTTTTGCATGTTGTCCTGtttctactctgtatatatatatttttaaatcctcATTCATGCAGCCACACTATCACTAATGGTAACAATCGTTTCACACCACAGTACGTTCCCAGGGTCTGTGCAAAATTAATTACTCCGCCGGCACCACCAGTGGGACTTGGCGTGTTTTAGAAATGTGGCGCATTATATTTTGAgtaggtgggtttttttttaatcagttctTAAAATAATGgagtaattaatttttaaaacagaaggGCTGGGGCtatggctcagtggaagagtacttgcctagcatgctcagAGCCCTGGgccccatccccagcactgcaagagagaaaataaaaggctATTCAACTTCATTCATAAATTGGGGCTTGTGGAGGCACACATCTGACTGTGACGGCAGCATTTAGGAGGCGAAGGCTGTAagatagcaagttccaggttaaCCTCGGCTACATACTGAGAGCCTgtcagccttaaaaaaaaaaaaaaagtagaatcaTATTTGTGCATTTTGAAACAGATTTCTGAGGGCACTGTGAAGACCTCGTAAGACCCAGTTTAAGGACAGCTGTACATGGATTAGGGAGGTAGATCTGTGTAACCCCAGAGCTGGAAGGCGGAGTCAGGAGAATCAATTCCCGAGGTTTGCTGGCCACCTAGGCCAGTTTactagtgagctccaggttcagtcagagactgtatcttttttttttttttgagaaaagccTGACATTGACCTCCATGCAGGCTTGCACATGGGCATGTGCACACGTACCAGACACCTGCGTATAAACCACTGGACAGATGGCGCAGAAGCACATtttgtaatcctagcattggggtggggggaggattggCCAGAGGATAACGAGTTTTAGACCAGCTACAACtccaaagtgagaccctgtctcaaacaaagaaagaatatcacaGATGAAGTCCACCCTCCTTCCTGTTCTATGGATGCAGGGAAAGACTTAGGCAGGCAGGGGATAGGGCTCACCCAGGACCTCTCAGTGAGATGAAGGAGTTGGCTGTATACACAAGAGATGGTCACTGCTCCCCATAGTACAAGCATATCCTGTTCTCAAGACAGGGGTCACGACATCAGGGTCATATACCCCAAATTATCAGGACCTTTCTCCTCGATGAGTCTGATCCCCACTCAACATGGGCCTAGCAGTAGTaacctcttcccttttctcttacAGAAATGCCCTCGTAGCCAGACCCCACGGGATGGAGGGCTTCATGGACTCAGGGACACAGACGGATGCTGTGGTGGTGCTGTCCTTGGCTCAGGCTGCTGTGCTGGGCCTGGTCTCAGAAAATGAGCTCTTTGGAGCCACCATAAGTGCAGAGGCCTTTTACCCAGACCTGGGGCCAGAACTGTCTGGGACAGCCATGGGGGAGCCAGGACCACCAGGGCCTGACATCTATCAGCTGGCCTGTAATGGGCAGGCCCTGGAAGAGCCCCCAGAAGAGGAGGTGCTGGAGGTAGAGGCCGCCTTTGAGAAGCACACCCGGAGGAAGACACGGCCCCCTGTGAGGCTGGTACCCAAGGTCAAGTTTGAGAAGGCAGAAGACGAAGAGGAACAGGAGGTGTATGAGGTGTCTGTGCCCGGGGATGACAAAGACCCGGGCCCTGCAGAGGCCCCTGAGGAGGCGGCCAGTGGTGGCTGTGAGGCCCTGGTGCAGAGCAGTGCCGTCAAGATGATCGACCTCAGCGCCTTCAGCCGCAAGCCCCGGACACTCCGGCACTTGCCAAGAACTCCAAGGCCAGAGCTGGACACGGCCCCATTCGATCCTCCTTTCCCGGACCCAGCCCGGGATGGCTTCCTTGAGCCCAGCATGGCACTACCTGGATCAGAGACTTTGCCCACTGAATGTAGTTTCGAGCCGCCCCATCTGGCCCCCCTGAGCAATCCTGAGCCTCCCAACATGACATCGACGGAACTCGTCAAACCAGAGCAGGGCTTCGTGTGGCAGGAGTCCAGCGAGTTCGAGGCTGACACGGCAGGCTCTACAGTGGAGCGCCACAAGAAGGCACAGCTGGACCGGCTGGACATCAATGTGCAGATCGATGACTCTTACCTAGTGGAGGCAGGCGACCGCCAGAAACGCTGGCAGTGTCGCATGTGCGAGAAGTCCTACACGTCTAAGTATAATCTGGTGACGCACATCCTGGGCCACAATGGCATCAAGCCACACTCATGTCCTCACTGTAGCAAGCTCTTCAAACAGCCCAGCCACCTGCAGACGCACCTGCTGACACACCAGGGCACGCGGCCCCACAAGTGCCAGGTGTGCCACAAGGCCTTCACTCAGACCAGCCACCTCAAGCGCCACATGCTGCTGCACTCGGAGGTGAAGCCCTACAGCTGTCACTTCTGTGGCCGCGGCTTCGCCTACCCTAGCGAGCTTAAGGCCCACGAGGTAAAGCACGAGAGTGGCCGCTGCCACGTCTGTGTCGAATGCGGCCTAGACTTCTCCACCCTGACCCAACTCAAGCGCCACCTGGCCTCCCACCAGGGCCCCACCCTCTACCAGTGCCTTGAGTGTGACAAGTCCTTCCACTACCGCAGCCAGCTACAAAACCACATGCTCAAGCACCAGAATGTGCGGCCCTTCGTGTGCACTGAATGTGGCATGGAGTTCAGCCAGATCCACCACCTCAAGCAGCACTCCCTCACCCACAAGGTAAGGCCACCAGCCATGGCTGCCCTGCCTGTCACTTTCTTCCCAACACGCCCCAAAGCCCCAGGTGGGATTATTTAGGTAGTACAGgggtgaactttttttttttaaagatgtatttttattttatgtgtgtgagtattttgcccGTATGTACGTCTGTGTACTACGTGTGTGCCTGGtctccttggaggccagaagatcccctggaactggagttgcagatggctataagctgtcatgtgggtgctgggactcaaacctgggtctctggaagagccatCTGTATAACCCTGATGTTATTTACCTTCACACTTAGGAATTCACCTAATTTCAGTAGAGTATTAGAAACAGAATACTGGGTTGAAattagttttgtgtttttgaggcCCGGGGAGATGGTTCCCAGTGTAAAGTGCTCATGCAAACATGAGGGCCCGAGTTCAAGTCCCCGGCACACCTTGTAAAAGCTGGGTGCACAGGTGTGCAGAACCCACCAGTGGGGAGAGGAGACAGCTGTCTCCGAGGCTCACTAGCCAGATGGCAAAGCCAAAATAGTGAGTTCAGGAAAGGTCTGAGAGTAAGGTGGAGAAACAACCGAGAAAGACCTCCCGCCATCAGCCTGTGGTCGCCAGCTGTTCACctggacaacacacacacacacacacacacacacacacacacacacaagcatacgagagagagagagggagagagaagaattta is part of the Rattus norvegicus strain BN/NHsdMcwi chromosome 1, GRCr8, whole genome shotgun sequence genome and harbors:
- the Zfp710 gene encoding zinc finger protein 710 translates to MEGFMDSGTQTDAVVVLSLAQAAVLGLVSENELFGATISAEAFYPDLGPELSGTAMGEPGPPGPDIYQLACNGQALEEPPEEEVLEVEAAFEKHTRRKTRPPVRLVPKVKFEKAEDEEEQEVYEVSVPGDDKDPGPAEAPEEAASGGCEALVQSSAVKMIDLSAFSRKPRTLRHLPRTPRPELDTAPFDPPFPDPARDGFLEPSMALPGSETLPTECSFEPPHLAPLSNPEPPNMTSTELVKPEQGFVWQESSEFEADTAGSTVERHKKAQLDRLDINVQIDDSYLVEAGDRQKRWQCRMCEKSYTSKYNLVTHILGHNGIKPHSCPHCSKLFKQPSHLQTHLLTHQGTRPHKCQVCHKAFTQTSHLKRHMLLHSEVKPYSCHFCGRGFAYPSELKAHEVKHESGRCHVCVECGLDFSTLTQLKRHLASHQGPTLYQCLECDKSFHYRSQLQNHMLKHQNVRPFVCTECGMEFSQIHHLKQHSLTHKGVKEFKCEVCGREFTLQANMKRHMLIHTSVRPYQCHICFKTFVQKQTLKTHMIVHSPVKPFKCKVCGKSFNRMYNLLGHMHLHAGSKPFKCPYCSSKFNLKGNLSRHMKVKHGVMDISLDSQDPMMELAGPDPSELDNHQEMEDFEENAYTYSSVDGSTEASALTEQAMKEMAYYNVL
- the Zfp710 gene encoding zinc finger protein 710 isoform X2 translates to MEGFMDSGTQTDAVVVLSLAQAAVLGLVSENELFGATISAEAFYPDLGPELSGTAMGEPGPPGPDIYQLACNGQALEEPPEEEVLEVEAAFEKHTRRKTRPPVRLVPKVKFEKAEDEEEQEVYEVSVPGDDKDPGPAEAPEEAASGGCEALVQSSAVKMIDLSAFSRKPRTLRHLPRTPRPELDTAPFDPPFPDPARDGFLEPSMALPGSETLPTECSFEPPHLAPLSNPEPPNMTSTELVKPEQGFVWQESSEFEADTAGSTVERHKKAQLDRLDINVQIDDSYLVEAGDRQKRWQCRMCEKSYTSKYNLVTHILGHNGIKPHSCPHCSKLFKQPSHLQTHLLTHQGTRPHKCQVCHKAFTQTSHLKRHMLLHSEVKPYSCHFCGRGFAYPSELKAHEVKHESGRCHVCVECGLDFSTLTQLKRHLASHQGPTLYQCLECDKSFHYRSQLQNHMLKHQNVRPFVCTECGMEFSQIHHLKQHSLTHKGVKEFKCEVCGREFTLQANMKRHMLIHTSVRPYQCHICFKTFVQKQTLKTHMIVHSPVKPFKCKVCGKSFNRMYNLLGHMHLHAGSKPFKCPYCSSKFNLKGNLSRHMKVKHGVMDISLDSQGMASIAARAAGCSYASPSSTQSSTIFRVQGQPETP